The sequence GATAAATAATTTTTTGCAGAAGAAATATTACCGAGCTGTGCTTTCATTTTCAAGTTCTGAGCTTCAAGTTTTTTACCAACGTTGAAACCAGAAGTATCATCAGCAACAGAGTTGATCTTCTTTAAAGTAGCTAAACGAAGTTGGGCTTGAGCGGTAGCGGCATTAGTTTTTGCTAATGCATTATAGGCGTCTAAAGCGCCCGAATTGGTGTTAATCGAGAATCCCATAATATACCTCCTTGTATTTTGTTGTAAAATTTCAGGCTTCCTTGCCTGATTGTATCTTTAATAGATAATTCGATTCTCAATTCTATTATCGGAAGTAATTATTTTTTTTATATATATAATGCAATTTATTTTAATAATTATTTTTTGTGTTATTAAACGATGAAAAGATTTACCAAATTCATTTGGTCACTTAATCAAAATAATGCTGTGAGTTTCTGTTTAAGCAATGGTAGCCTGGCTTTTATTTCTGGAATATTACTATAATTAGTTTCAAGAAAATTTATATAACCGGATATTTTGTTTACCTGATTTGATTTTACATAAAGAGAAATTAAGTGAAAAAGTGTAGATGGTTCACTTTCATTAGAATCAACAAGAGACTCTAAAACTGTAATTGCTTTTTCAACCAAATTATTATCAGCCAGAGTTACTCCATATAAACTCACAAAGCCTGGCTCCTTTGAAAAACTATAAGCCAGTTTCTCCAGTATTCTTAATTTTGATTCGGAGAAATTATATATCCGTAAAAATTCAAGAAAGTAATCCAAATTTTTTCTATTAATTAAACCAACAAGTTCCATTTCCTCGTTTTCACTTAAACGAATTTTTGAACATAACTTCTTTATCAAACCAATTTTTTTATCAAAATTATTTCCCGGTTGAATTCGCAAATATTTTTCTAAAGCGGTTAAATAAAAATCCAGATTTTTTTTATTTTCCGATTGTATGGCTAAGATAATTCCAAAATATATTATTTCATCTTCACTTAGAATTATATCAATTGAAGAATAATTATTTCCGGTAAACAACCTGTTATTCTGCTCCAACGCCATCGCGCAATAGTATTCGGCTTTTGATAAATTTTGCAAACGCAAATATATTTTTGATGCAAGCAAATTTAAGTAGGGTTGTTTGCCGTCAAACTTCAAACCTTCAATAACAAACTTATGTGCTGCTTCTACTTTATGTTCTTTTAAGTAAATATTAGAAATTAGACCACAAGAGATTGCCCGCTGCTGGATGTTCAATTCATTTTTTTCTAAAGCCTCAAACGAAAATTTTATGGCATTTTCATTGTCATCAAGGACATTATAAGTTTGTGCAAGCTGGTATGCACAGTATGCTGAATTGCTGGTTTCGTAATCTTCTAAAAGCAATTGAAGATTGCGTTTGGCTTTCCCCTTTTTTGCATCTGAAGAAATATTATAACCAAGATGAATTATTTCTATCGATGAATCAACAATTTTATATTTTAATTGAAGCAACGATGAATCAATTTGTTCATGCACTCGTCCGGCAAATTTTACTTCGGGTTGATTTCTGAACAACCGGGTATATTTCATCGTATTAGTGCGATTGAATTCTGCATCAATATTTTTTACAATACATTTTATTCCAATGTTTTCATTTCTGCTAACCAACACTTTTAATTCAGAAATTGATTTTGCTGATAATCTTTCATCTGCATCAAGATATAAAATCCAATCTCCGGTGCATTTACTAATTGCAAAATTTCTTGCGGCAGAAAAATTATTTATCCATGTAAAATGAAAAATATTTGAGTCGAATGATTCAGCAATTTCAAGAGACTTGTCTGACGAACCAGTATCTACAATTATAATTTCTTCTGCTACATCTTTAACAGATTCCAGACAATCTCTCAAATACTTTTCTTCGTTTTTTATAATCATGCAAAGACTTAACACAACTGCATAATCCTTTCCTCTGTTATAATTTCCATTCATCCATTTAACTCACTTGCAATATCAGGTAAGCGAAAGTATTATTCTAAAATTGAATGTGCCTGATAAAATTTCTTAGAAATGCAAAAATACACTTCAGTCACATCATCATAATTTATAAATTTATTTCTGATTCAGTTCTGTTATCAACTATCTCAAAATTTGTATCAGCAACATCCATTGATTTAAATAATGAATTATGATCTCTATCTAATCCCAATATTTCGTTTACTTTTATTAACCCATCGATGGCTGTGCTGTTTTGCAAATCATTTTTAACCGCCCACTCGAACATAGTTTTGGAAGTTTCATAAATACCTGCCTGTAAAAAAACCTCCCCCAATCCATGGCAAACTTCTGAAGAGACAGGATTCATTTCCAAAGCACTTTCAAAATATTGTTTTGCAGTTTCCAAATCCCCAATATTTAATAAGCAAAATGCCTTTGCTTTGTAAAGTTCATATTGGATGGATAACTGGTTTAACTTTGATTCAACTAATTCATCCTCAATTTTGTTAAACATATTTAATGAATCAAAATAATTGTCCGTATAATACAAACCTAGTGCTTCAAAAAATGTGGCTTTGATTACCGGGGATACATCATTCGTATAATTACTCAATTCTTTAATTGTTGAATTTAACTTTTCTATTTTCTTCGAGTATTTTATCGCAAATTCATTTTGTGGTTCAAGTAAAAGTATTTCATCAAATGCGGTTTTTGCCTTTTCATATTCTCTGTTACTCATATAAAAAGTTGCTTGCAATAAAAGAATGATTGGAAGATATGTTACCTGATCAATAAATACATTCTCGGATTTTGCGTTATCAATCAATTCAATCAACTTAATAAAACTTTTTTCAGTTATTTTGATGGCATTATTATTTACAAACACCCTAATTTGTTCTTCAACTAATAATCCCTGTTCTCTTCGCACAAGCATTTTCAAGGCTGAGTTAGAATACTGTTTATAGCTTTCCATCGATTTTAAATTTAATATTTTCTCTTTCACATTTTCTAAATCAGTTTTATTAAGGATGAATTTGCATAAATATTTTTTTTGAAGAGTAATTTTTTCCAAATTCGTTTTCTTTTTATCCCGATGTTCTGCGCTATTTTCAGAATAGTAATACACTCCTAAAAATTCATTTAAATGTTGAAAGTCCGTTTTATTACTTATTCTTAACCAAAACTCATAATCACCAGTCACTTGAAGATTCTCATCGAAATAGCCGAACTTTTCATGAAGGGCTTTTCTCCACATAGGGTGTGGTCCTATATAGCATCCAAACAAAAGAAGATCGCTATCATAATTTGCCCACACACATGTTTCATTTTTAGAGAGCGAAGAAAATGTAGAATTAGGATCTGTAGTTTTGTAATCATCTGCATATACAACCCCAATTTGGTGGTTGTCATCCAATGTTGATGCTTTTATTTCCAAAGCATCATTTCTATTTCTATCATCTGTATTAGCGTTTGTTATGTATTTGCCTTTGGCTGCTTTAATTCCTCTATTCCAGGCTGCATAAATAGATTCTCTGTTCTCGGTTTTTAAATAATTTATGTTTTTATACTTCGACTGATACTTACGAATGATAACTTCTTCATTCTGCTTAGAGCCCGAATTAATAACTATTATTTCTAATTCTCCTTTTTTATACAAGGTTTGTTCCACCAAATCTTTCAGGCACCCTTCAATAAACTTTTCAGAATTGTATGTTGAAACAATTGCACTTACTTCAAATTCTTCGCGTTTATTTTTCTTTTTAATTTTTTCAAGTAAAATTTTTGCATCTGCAAAATACTGGTTTTGTTCAATTGCCTTTCTCACCAGAAGCTTTGCTTCATCAAACTTGTTAATATCGAATGCAGAACAAGCTGCCAGATAATAAACCCGCCAATGTTTGAAGTTTTTTTTCAAGGCGGATAGAAATGAGTTTAGTGCGTTTGCTTTTTCATTTTTATAATGATAAATGGAACCGATTAAATAATCTATAAATCCATCTGTTGAATCAAGCTTTGCGAGTTGTTCTAAAATTACAAGAATATTATTGTTTGTTTTACCAAGGATTTTTTCTGCCGAAATAAATTCTGAGTTTTTTATTCTATTGCTCATTCCAAATAATTTTTTAAGATTACTTACATCCGAATCGAATTTTTTAAACTCGGCATTGCTCTTTAGCGAATATATAACTCTTTCGTAAGTGTCAAATGGATCAGAGGTGTTCAACTTTTTCCCACTTACATCATCCATTATTTTTTCAATCGCATATTTTAAAGCTTTTGCACTGTGTTCCCAGGAAAATTTTGTTGATTGCACAAATCCTTTCTCAATTAAATCATTCCTTATTTCCAACTTTTGTATTTCAATAAGCGCATGTTGCATCTCATTAACATTATCTTCATCAACAAAAACAGCCGCTTTTCCTGCAACTTCTGGAATTGAAGAATTTTTACATGTAATTACCGGGCAACCGGATTTCATAGCTTCCAATATCGGCAGCCCAAATCCTTCGTATTTAGATGGATAAACCAGGGCTACAGCCCCGCTGTAAGCAACCGATAATTCCTCATCCCGAAGAAATTGTATTTGATATTTTGTTCCCTCTAGGTAGGATTTAAAGATTGATTCCAGCTCCGGTTTTCCACCAGTACAGAAAATTTCAAATTCATTTTTGTTTTCCAGTTTAGCAAATGCTTTAAAGAAGAGAATTGCATTCTTGTATTCAAGTCTGTTACCAACTAAAATAAAATATGGTTTCTTAATATTAAACTTCGATTTAAAATTTTCTAATTCACTTTTTTTCCGGGGATGAAAATCGCCGGCAACGGCATTGCTTACCAGGTAACTTTTCTTATCACAATATTCCGGATATAATTTTCTAAAATCATCAATTGTATTTTGAGATACACCAAAATATGCGTTTGCCTTAGCCAATGCTTTTAGCTTTGCCCGCCATTCGGATTTGGTTAAATCCAAGCCCAATATTTCAGGAATCATATCATGAAGCAACAAGGCGTTGTGAGTATTTTCCGGATACGTATAATAAGTTGAAATAAAAAGACTCACTTCATTATCATCACATACTTCCTGCAAATAAAGTGAATCGCTTTCAAATTTGATATGGTCGTATTCTTTAATTGCAATGCTTTTTATTCCAGTAAACTTTGGTGCGGTTCCACCACGGTCCAATAAGATAATATCTTTTACCAATTCCGTTTTCGAAATTTCATTCAATAAAGAAATCCAAACTCTGCTAATACCGTATGGTCTGCCTTTTTGAAGTTGAAATATTACACCATCTATAGCAATTTTATTTTTATTAGAAAAATTATACTCTTTGTTTTTTTCTTTTTGAAGAGCTGGCTGGATATTTAAGCTGTTTCCTTCAAGCCACTTTAGGAACCCTGATACACGATTGTTTATGGTATGTTTTTCCATTACTTCTTTATAACCAGCTTCGGCAATTTGTCTACCATATTCAGGATTATCAATTACATATTTCACTTTTTCAATAAGTTCAGGAATGTTGTTTTCATCATACAATAATAAATTTTTACCATCTTCAAAAAGAAGATTTGTTTTGCCTCCCAGAACTTTATTCTGGAAACAAACACAACCGCTACCCATTGCTTCAAATGGACGAACAACCATTGTGGGTGACAGCGAAGGCAAACCAAGTGTAATCTGATATTCATTCATCTCTTCAATAAATTGCCGGTTGGATTGCCAATTATAATCTTCATATATCTCAAATGAGTTGCTTTGTTTTAATTGTTGAGCTATTACTCTTCTTTTCGAATATGTTTTTTCATAATAAAACGGAGTTGTTTTACCCTTAAAGAATGCTTTTTGTTTTCTTGATAAATATCGTTTAGGTTCAGGGAAAAGATTTTCATCAATTGCGAATGGCTGCCATAAAACCGGAACTCCATAATTACCAAATAATTCTTCATCAATTTCATGTGCATAAACAACAGCCTGAACTGTTTTCATTGCATTATTGATGGCTGTTATATTGTCACTCCACCAAATATTGTTTCCTTTTATGGTCGGATTATTCATGCACTCGAATGAAAAAAGCACTTTAATTAATTTATTTTCATTCCATCTTTTTTGCCAGTCATAAGTTTTGTGCAAGTACTGTGCGTGCCATTCTGTATTCATCAGAAACATTATATCAGCATTTGGATTTTTGAGATAATTATATAACTCTTTGTTATCCTTCTTATCACTTACATAAAATGATTTTCCATAAACATTAAATTTCTTTAGAGCTTCTGCATATCCTTCTCTAACAAACCAACTGTGTCCTTCCGGTAATACAATGTCCACCTTAAGGTTGCTTCCTCTAGAACGAATTATATTTAAATGATTTGTCTTTTCCTTTTGGACGGGAATTACTTTTTTAGTCTCAGGTTTTTCTTTTACAAATACTTTTCCCTTAGAATGAATCGGGATACAATCATTCGTATTTAAATATTTTTGCATTACTAAATAGAATTTTTGCCAATTTTCTTTTGCGTAATCCTCAATGTTAAATCCAAGATCATTTATTACATCCTGTTCTTGCAAAACATTAAAAAATTCTACAAGTAATCCTGGAGTTATATGAGCTTTAGAATATCTACGCATTATATTCCACAGCTCTACCCATCGTTTAATGCCGCCGTTTTTGGTTTTAATTTCATCATACCATCTATAAGCTGATAGTTCTTCGTTAACTGTAACAACTTCATACTTTTGTGCAACGCGAAGCCAATATTCAAGATCCATTGCGTAAAAAAGTGTTTCATCTAAAAAACCAAGATCTTTAATTGCTTTACTATTTATAAAAGTTGATGGCTGCAAAATATAATTTGATCCTTTTAAGAGAATATCGAAATCAAATAAAAGATCGTTTGAATATTTTCTAATCCTTTTTCCGTTTTTATCGGCAATAGCTCCATTGCCAACATATAATCCTGCTTCCGGATATTTATTATACATTTCAGCTATTAAATGAAGAGCATTTGGATAGTAAAAATCATCTGAGTTTAACCATGTTACAATTTCGCCTGTAGCTTTATTAAAACCTTTGTTGATGGCGTCAGTTTGTCCCTTATCCCTTTCACTTACCCAAAAAGAAATATTTTTTTCATACTTTTTAATAATCTCCACAGAACTATCCGTCGAACCTCCATCAAAAACCATGTACTCCAGATTAGGATAATTCTGTTCAACTACACTACGGATTGTTTCTTCTAAAAACTGTCCTTGATTATAAGATGGAGTTATAACCGTAATTTTAGGAAAATATTTCACTTCCAATCTTCTTACTCTTTATTTGTTCGTTAATTAGTATTTCAATTACATTATTTGCTTCAAAGTATCCTTTACGATCTTTGGTTAATACAATTAAAGAAATTTGATGCTTACCTTTCCCAATTTCTGAAGTAAAAATTCTTCGCGCAAAACCGGAATTAGTAAAACGATCCCCAAGTTTATTTAGTACTAACTGTTTTCTAAACCCATAATTAGTTGGAAAAAGCATGTCGTTAATCTTTATCAATATACCTCCAGCCAAATCATCATTCAGATCATCTAATGCCCATCCTTCAAAAAATAATTCTTCCCCGAATATATTTATCTGCTTCACGTTTCCGTTTTGGTTAACAATCGGATTGTTGTTAATCATTTCTATTTCATATCGTGTAGTTCTGTTTAATTTTGCAATCCCATCCAATCCAGAAAGTTGAACAACCTGTTTTAATTCTTTACGAAATATTAAATCCATTATGAAAGAAATAATCCGCTGTCTTTGATATAAGCTATTTTTATCTGCTCTGAACCAATTCTGTAAGTCTATTTTGTTGGAAATATTATTAGGATACCAACTATTTACCTCCTCAATTGAAAACTGCGACTGTTCTTGCGCTTTCCAATTTTCTAAAAATTCTTTTGCAAGTTCTTCCATATTTTGATTTTTAGCTATTCCAAACAATATTGCTGCTATTTCGGAAGCTAAAGAAAAATCGTTAAAATCCAGATGCTTGATACTATCTAAATTCCAGTATCGAGTGTTATGAAGAAGGCTGCGCATAATAAATGTTCTGAATAATCTTGTTGAAGGATTATTCTTATTATCTTCTGTGTACCATTCTGTCATATGGTTATTGGCTAAATCAAAATCTTTATAGTTTGTGTAAAGTTTACTATTTGGAAATACATACATATTATCAGGATCCAGGAATGTACCATACACTCTATATTTTAAAACAAAATCGATGGAAGAGATAAAATCTTCTGTAGTTTCCCCGGGAAAACCAATTATTAACGGCAAAAGATTTTGTATACCATTTTTATGACAGGTTTGTATTATTCTTTTTGCGTTCTCCAGCTTGAAATTTTTTTTCATCAAATCCACAACACGCTGACTTCCACTTTCAAATCCCCAAAAAATCCGCCAGCATCCTGCCTTGTACATTTTTTCAATCAATTCCTCTGTTAATTCTTCTCTTAAAGCCATAATAGAAGTCCAGATAATTGAATGCTCTTTTTTTAGGTTCAATAATAAATCTACAAACTCCTCAAAGATCTTTGAGCGTCCATTATGAATGGATTCAGCAAACATAATATGATATACGTTGTTAACCCGGGAAGCATATTTAATTCCTTCTCTAATTTCCTTAATTACTACCGCTGGATTTCGAAACCTAAATTTTTTGAAGTTAGGGCTTTCACTACAAAAATTACATCTGTTAATACAACCTCTTGTTAAGAATGATGGGAATCCACCTAATCCGGTATAAAGGCTAAAATCGAATTGTGAATAGTCAGCAATGATATCCGAGTTGAATAAATCTGGTAATTCCGGCTCCCCATTATTTATTATTTCTTTTTCAGAACGATAAGCAAAGCCTTTTATTTTAGTTCTGAAATCTCTTGTTACCTCAAACTCCAGAAGAAACTTTGGCAATGCAACTTCGCATTCTCCCTGACAAATAATATCTGGAATTGCGTTATTATTTTGAAAAAACTTTACGTTAGTATAGGCAGGGAAGCAATCAAGTCCACCAAACAGAATAGGTATTTCTGGTTTTATTGATTTTATAAACTCTGCTGCTTTAAGAACAAAGAAATTCGTCCACGGATTAATTGTAAAACCAATTAAATCCAGGTTATTATCAACAACTAAATTGAATAAATATCCTTCAATATATTCCCTGTATTTTTCATAGAGTTCTGTAACAGCTTTTTCATTTTTCCAGATAGCGCCAGATTCCCAATTTCTATTATCCTCTTCCTTAGCTTCACGATATATTTTAACATTCAAATCCTCTATCAGACATTCCCACCCAGCTTTCTTAACAACACCACCTACATAAGCCAAAGCATAGTACGGCTGTTCAACACTCCACCAGGGCATTCCTATTAAAAGCATTTTACCTTTTTTGTTAATCTTATCAAATGAGTTTTCGGTAAGATCATCTTTATTTAAATTTAAGTCTGAATTGTTATATCCTATTGAAAGCGAAGAAAACATTACCGCCAGTCTTCTTGTATCTTCTTGACCAACTAAAGATGGCATAAAATGCCCGCTGCTAATAATCTTAATTATGTAATCAGAATTGCTTTGAGGAAGGGATATTTTTATACACTGAATCTTGTTATCACTATCAAAGATTAATTTATTTATCAATTTATCATTTAATAAAACTTGTGCTTCAAACGGAAAATTTGGATAAGCATTCCCTTTAATACAATTTAAATTGAAATTTACCTCTAGTGGATATTTTATAAGATATGCCGGTATTATCATTTCAGCTTCTTTATCAATCCAGCGGAACTTACCTTCATCATTGTAAAAACCTTTATAACCAATAAAATCGAAAGAGAGTTTATTACTTATCAGATACACAATGTTTTCTATTGCTGCTTCATTATTTTCTTCCTGAATTAAAATTTGTTTAAGAATTTCAACGGCTCGTGTATAATTTCCCTCTAAGATTTCAACAACCGCCAGATCATTAAGAGCATCCACATTATCAGGATCTCTAACAAGAAGTGAACTTAAAACTTGCCTTGCACTTTGCAAATTTTCTGCCTGAATGTCCTTTTCAGCTTTGTGAATAATTTGTTTAGTAAGTTGGTTTTTTAATTGGTCGTTGGAATCAACGTTTCCATTTTGTTGTTGAACATTAGGATCATCAATTCTTGAATTGATATGCTGTACTTCTAAATATTTCTTATTACCAATTGCAACTTCATTTTCCGGATCGAGTACTAATATTTGATGTAATAATTTTTCAGCTTCCAATAGATCGTTTAGTAAAATGGAAGCAACTACAAGATCATTTAGGATATTTATATTATCAGGTTCTTTCTTAAGAATAAAATTCAAAACTTCTTTTGCTTCTAGGTTCTTTCCTTCCTGTATTAACTCTTCCGCCATTGTAAAAAGGTTATTTACTATTGCTTTTTCTGGAATGGCATTATTGGTAAAATCACGAATTATATTCTGGTAAAGTTCATTGTAGCGGAGTGCTTGTTTCTCCATTGAGTATTCTTTTTCTGCTTTTGCTCTACTATTTATTTTTAATTCATTCTGATTACCTTCAAATAAAACCCATCTAATTCCTTCTGCTAAATCTTCAACATTTTTAGCTTGTGCTAAGTATCCATTTTTTTTATGTTCAATTTCATCCTTCACTCCTCCTATATTAAAACCAACCACAGGTAAACCACATGCTAATGCTTCTATAATAACGTTAGGCAGGTTGTCTTCTATGGAAGGAAGAACGAAAACATCGGCAAGGTTATAAATACCGGCTAATTTATTTTCATCTGTTATTTTGCCAAAATTAATTAACGAGCATTTTTCTGGAATTTTAAAATTATTTGAATAGTACCCGAACACACCAAGAATAATGTTAATATCTTTAAACTGCTTACTAAAAATTTCTAAAGCATCAATTAAATAATTAAATCCTTTTCTATTCGTTTCGTAATCGGCACCAAAAAGGATTAGCTTTTTAGGTGAAAGGAATTCAAGTGTTTTTTCATATTCAACCGTAGGATGTGGAATATAAACATCTAATGGAAAGCCATTGGGAATTACCGCTATAGGAAATTTTATAAATAATGGACTTTGAGAAGCACAATCAGCAAGCCAGTTACTCGGGGTAACAATAGTAAGATTTAAATTCCTGTAGGCTTTAAATTTTTTAAGCCAAATCTGGCGAGACAAATCATTTTCATTATTAGAACCCAATTGGGGGCAAGCACCACAGCCGGTTTTATATTTATCACAGTCACCCGAATAATGGCAACCGCCGGTAAAAGCATTCATATCGTGCAGTGTCCAGACAATTGGTTTGTTATAAAATGCCAGTCGCATATAAACAGAATCCAATAACCCAGATGTCCAATGGAGATTTATTAAATCTGCATTTTGAATATCATAATTATCGTGTAGTTTAATTCCGGAATTTATATCAGTAAAAATCTCCAAACCTTTTGGTCTATCAGAATATTTTTTTACTTCAGCCTGACAGATATCCCATTGTGTAGACCAAGCTTCTTGTAAAGCAAAAGTTTTGGGTACATCAATAGTTTTTATGCTTTCATCAATTAAGGATTTATTTAAAACTAATAATGTGGAATTAAAACCACGTGCTTGAAGTCCTTTGTTTAATCTATATGCAGCTTTACCAGCTCCACCATTATCCAATGATGATAAATGGACTATATTGAGTTTCTTAAAATCCCCATCAGTCTGGTTTTCTAAAATATCCGGAAGTTTTTTATTCTCCAGCATTCTTTCAAATACTGTTTTATTTACAAAAGAAAGTTCATTTAAAGCAATAATCTTAGCGGTCTGATTTGTATCTTCAAGAAAGCCTTTTATTTTGCCTCCTGCTGTATAATCTATTGCCACAAAGTTACAGCCAACTGTAGAAGCAAAAACCACTGAATGGAATCTCATCGCAATGCAGAAATCTGCAGAAGCCATCGCGATTAGAATTTCTTCAGGACTTTGGGGTTGAATGATATATGTAACTCTTTCATCATTAGTAACATTTACTATTCTCTTTGCAAATTCTCTATCATCCTTTCCAATGGGAAAATAATGCATCGCCCACAATTCAATCTTATGTTCCGGGTACCACGAAAGCAGTTTATTTATAAAACAAATAATATTATGAAAAGCTAAATCTGGAGAAATATTCTGTGGATATTCATGTGTAAGTTCTCTAAAAAAACAACGGATTATATTTCCCTGTTTTTGGTATTCTATCTTTAAACTTTTAATAAAAGTGATTGATGGATCGGTTCTAACTATTATTTCTTTTTTAATTCCCAAGTTCCTTAGCAATGCTTTTGAAGCTGAATCTCGCACGCTTACTTTACTTGCCGTCTTAACAATTTGAACAACATTATTTCTATACTCTTCTACATTTAGCGGTCCAATTCCGCAGCCTTCTACAATTCTGGGTTTATGTTGTTCATAAAATAATCTGAATAAGTCTGCAATCATTCCTGTTTGAGGAATATCCATTAGTGGACCACCAGCCATTACAATTGCATCGCATTCAATTGTTGCAAAGTGTGCGGATTGACCGTGGTAATCCAAAATCTTAAAGGATTTACCAATCGTTTCATCCAAATTGGAAAAATTCATTTTAGAATAAGATGGAAATAAACTGAACAGGACAAATTCCAAATGGGGGTTTACTTTTAAATATTCCTGAATTATTCCTTTTAGAATTGCAATATCCCCTGCGGTTTCTGTACCATACCATCCAACCAATAATATTTTTTTTACAGATTTTAAGTCAAATTCAATGGTGGGCAACGCCTCATCAATAGCCGGTTGAAGTTTGTTGTAAAGCATTAAATTATCGTAAAAATTTTTACTGCTATTAAGGAAATTAACTGATGGTGTGTATTCAGAGTGATAATCATGAACACAGTTATTACAATGCTCTAACCTTATTTGCAGTCTCTCTTCTAAATTCGCTTCTGCTTTTTTACCAATATCGTTATCTGATTTATGTGCTTTGCCTTTAGGTGCACAATAAGCAAAGTTACCTTCGCTATCCAAATTTATTGCATTTGAAAATTGATACGGGCACTGAATTATTCTTTGTCCGCCAGAAAGAATTGATAAAATAGAATTATATGTAAATCTTATTTGCTCTTCAGGTTCATATTCGCTAATTAAAAGATGGAAAAAAGAAACCAGGTGCTTTATTTCATGGTCATTAAAATTTCTAATTTGCTCTTTTAGATTTTTATTGTAAAGTCTATTTATAAATTCGGCT comes from Ignavibacteriales bacterium and encodes:
- a CDS encoding radical SAM protein, giving the protein MNVKLHLISSIQDITGDNVQCGLNKLKEIQKQYPGNIQIMYGIVFALIRIGKIELAQKEIDDYLKVYPNASIIKLTNSSNLKNILKLLEEEMISLIKSFSFNKPRIINFQANNICNSKCLMCNIWQQKRDYEISIDGLRKTFLNPFFSEVEHVGITGGEPTLRNDLFDLYRILPETLKKLKGASFITNGFLSDKAIEVYSKVNNYYFKMGFDFGGMVSLDGIENVHNKIRGKEKAFEKATKTLFGLRKQNVQVIASCTIIKENVYHLHELLDWGKSNNIYVRFRVAEFINRLYNKNLKEQIRNFNDHEIKHLVSFFHLLISEYEPEEQIRFTYNSILSILSGGQRIIQCPYQFSNAINLDSEGNFAYCAPKGKAHKSDNDIGKKAEANLEERLQIRLEHCNNCVHDYHSEYTPSVNFLNSSKNFYDNLMLYNKLQPAIDEALPTIEFDLKSVKKILLVGWYGTETAGDIAILKGIIQEYLKVNPHLEFVLFSLFPSYSKMNFSNLDETIGKSFKILDYHGQSAHFATIECDAIVMAGGPLMDIPQTGMIADLFRLFYEQHKPRIVEGCGIGPLNVEEYRNNVVQIVKTASKVSVRDSASKALLRNLGIKKEIIVRTDPSITFIKSLKIEYQKQGNIIRCFFRELTHEYPQNISPDLAFHNIICFINKLLSWYPEHKIELWAMHYFPIGKDDREFAKRIVNVTNDERVTYIIQPQSPEEILIAMASADFCIAMRFHSVVFASTVGCNFVAIDYTAGGKIKGFLEDTNQTAKIIALNELSFVNKTVFERMLENKKLPDILENQTDGDFKKLNIVHLSSLDNGGAGKAAYRLNKGLQARGFNSTLLVLNKSLIDESIKTIDVPKTFALQEAWSTQWDICQAEVKKYSDRPKGLEIFTDINSGIKLHDNYDIQNADLINLHWTSGLLDSVYMRLAFYNKPIVWTLHDMNAFTGGCHYSGDCDKYKTGCGACPQLGSNNENDLSRQIWLKKFKAYRNLNLTIVTPSNWLADCASQSPLFIKFPIAVIPNGFPLDVYIPHPTVEYEKTLEFLSPKKLILFGADYETNRKGFNYLIDALEIFSKQFKDINIILGVFGYYSNNFKIPEKCSLINFGKITDENKLAGIYNLADVFVLPSIEDNLPNVIIEALACGLPVVGFNIGGVKDEIEHKKNGYLAQAKNVEDLAEGIRWVLFEGNQNELKINSRAKAEKEYSMEKQALRYNELYQNIIRDFTNNAIPEKAIVNNLFTMAEELIQEGKNLEAKEVLNFILKKEPDNINILNDLVVASILLNDLLEAEKLLHQILVLDPENEVAIGNKKYLEVQHINSRIDDPNVQQQNGNVDSNDQLKNQLTKQIIHKAEKDIQAENLQSARQVLSSLLVRDPDNVDALNDLAVVEILEGNYTRAVEILKQILIQEENNEAAIENIVYLISNKLSFDFIGYKGFYNDEGKFRWIDKEAEMIIPAYLIKYPLEVNFNLNCIKGNAYPNFPFEAQVLLNDKLINKLIFDSDNKIQCIKISLPQSNSDYIIKIISSGHFMPSLVGQEDTRRLAVMFSSLSIGYNNSDLNLNKDDLTENSFDKINKKGKMLLIGMPWWSVEQPYYALAYVGGVVKKAGWECLIEDLNVKIYREAKEEDNRNWESGAIWKNEKAVTELYEKYREYIEGYLFNLVVDNNLDLIGFTINPWTNFFVLKAAEFIKSIKPEIPILFGGLDCFPAYTNVKFFQNNNAIPDIICQGECEVALPKFLLEFEVTRDFRTKIKGFAYRSEKEIINNGEPELPDLFNSDIIADYSQFDFSLYTGLGGFPSFLTRGCINRCNFCSESPNFKKFRFRNPAVVIKEIREGIKYASRVNNVYHIMFAESIHNGRSKIFEEFVDLLLNLKKEHSIIWTSIMALREELTEELIEKMYKAGCWRIFWGFESGSQRVVDLMKKNFKLENAKRIIQTCHKNGIQNLLPLIIGFPGETTEDFISSIDFVLKYRVYGTFLDPDNMYVFPNSKLYTNYKDFDLANNHMTEWYTEDNKNNPSTRLFRTFIMRSLLHNTRYWNLDSIKHLDFNDFSLASEIAAILFGIAKNQNMEELAKEFLENWKAQEQSQFSIEEVNSWYPNNISNKIDLQNWFRADKNSLYQRQRIISFIMDLIFRKELKQVVQLSGLDGIAKLNRTTRYEIEMINNNPIVNQNGNVKQINIFGEELFFEGWALDDLNDDLAGGILIKINDMLFPTNYGFRKQLVLNKLGDRFTNSGFARRIFTSEIGKGKHQISLIVLTKDRKGYFEANNVIEILINEQIKSKKIGSEIFS